One Gemmatimonadetes bacterium SCN 70-22 DNA window includes the following coding sequences:
- a CDS encoding multidrug transporter AcrB: MLNNLIALSLRNRVVVLAIAGVMLVGGAWTAWRMPVDVFPDLTAPTVTVLTEAHGMAPEEVEALVSFPIETAVNGATGVRRVRSSTAQGISVVWVEFDWGTDIFRARQIVAEKLQVVTAALPDGISAPVLAPVSSVMGEILMIGLTGAAPATDSSARELRTIADWTIRRRLLAVPGVAQVIPIGGGVKQYQVLADPARMLSAGVTLDEVVRAARGSNANASGGVYMDKGQEYVIRGIGRVQSVDEIARTVVAVRGSVPVLLSQVADVRVGTAPKFGDGSVDAAPGVVLAVQKQPGANTLELTGRIERELAAIQPTLPKGVTIHSDLFRQADFIRVAVDNVVKALRDGAVLVVVVLFLFLWNFRATAISVVAIPLSLVVAIFAMKLLGITVNTMTLGGMAIAIGALVDDAIIDVENVFRRLKENHHRPDGERRSALRVVFDASKEIRASIVNATMIIIVVFLPLFFLGGVEGRLLRPLGFAYVVSILASLLVAVTVTPVLCAYLLPNSGAVQREHESRLVTWLKARYDRVLQPVLAHPKRVLAFAALALAATLGTLPLLGSAFLPEFNEGALTVSVVTVPGTSLEESNGIGRRVEGILKANAAVLNTDRRQGRAELDEHAQGVNAAEIDVTLKDGIDKEAVFEELRSAFSAIPGTSVTVGQPIGHRIDHMLSGTRANIAVKIFGPDLYQLRQVGASVRDVMQGVPGVADLQLEQQMDVPQLRIRADRTALARYGMSVGQLAQGIDVALNGEVVSQVLEQGRSVDLVVRFPETLRANAEAIAAVPFDTPTGQRVPLSQLATVTVDRGPNTISRENVQRKIVVQANVAGRDLGSTVEEIRRTVSEQVSLPPGYFVEYGGQFEAQAEATRTLGALSLLAIAAIFIILFMEFRSARTATLVMANLPLALIGGVVAVLITGRVVSIASLVGFVTLFGIATRNGILLVSHYRQLLAEGVPFREAVVRGSLERLSPILMTALTAGLALIPLALGGGEPGNELQTPMAIVILGGLLSATALNMLVVPALYWLYGERAVAPATSFELTPRGEIGGLTPALATSMPSSRS; encoded by the coding sequence ATGCTGAACAACCTCATTGCCCTCTCGCTCCGCAACCGCGTCGTCGTCCTCGCCATCGCGGGGGTGATGCTCGTCGGCGGCGCGTGGACCGCGTGGCGCATGCCCGTGGACGTCTTCCCCGACCTCACCGCGCCCACGGTCACGGTCCTGACCGAAGCGCACGGGATGGCGCCGGAAGAAGTCGAGGCGCTCGTCTCCTTCCCCATCGAAACCGCCGTCAACGGCGCCACCGGCGTGCGCCGCGTGCGTTCGTCGACGGCACAGGGTATCTCGGTCGTCTGGGTGGAATTCGACTGGGGGACCGACATCTTCCGCGCGCGACAGATCGTCGCCGAGAAGTTGCAGGTGGTGACCGCTGCGCTGCCGGACGGGATCTCCGCGCCCGTGCTCGCCCCGGTGTCGAGCGTGATGGGCGAGATCCTGATGATCGGCCTGACCGGGGCTGCACCGGCGACCGACAGCTCGGCCCGCGAGCTGCGCACCATCGCCGATTGGACCATCCGTCGCCGGTTGCTCGCCGTTCCCGGTGTGGCGCAGGTGATCCCCATCGGGGGAGGGGTGAAGCAGTACCAGGTGCTCGCCGACCCGGCGCGCATGCTCAGCGCCGGTGTCACGCTCGATGAAGTGGTGCGCGCCGCGCGCGGCTCGAACGCCAACGCCTCGGGCGGCGTGTACATGGACAAGGGCCAGGAGTACGTGATTCGCGGGATCGGGCGGGTGCAGTCGGTCGACGAGATCGCGCGGACGGTGGTCGCGGTGCGCGGCAGCGTCCCGGTCCTCCTGTCGCAGGTGGCCGACGTGCGCGTGGGAACGGCGCCCAAGTTTGGCGACGGCTCGGTCGACGCGGCCCCCGGCGTGGTGCTCGCGGTGCAGAAACAACCCGGTGCCAACACGCTGGAGCTCACGGGACGCATCGAGCGCGAGCTGGCCGCGATACAGCCAACGCTCCCCAAGGGAGTCACGATTCACTCCGATCTCTTCCGTCAGGCGGACTTCATCCGAGTCGCCGTCGACAACGTGGTCAAGGCGCTGCGCGACGGCGCGGTGCTGGTCGTCGTCGTCCTCTTCCTCTTCCTCTGGAACTTCCGGGCAACGGCGATCTCGGTGGTGGCGATTCCACTGTCGCTGGTGGTGGCGATCTTCGCCATGAAGCTCCTCGGGATCACGGTGAACACGATGACGCTGGGCGGCATGGCGATCGCCATCGGGGCGCTGGTCGACGACGCCATCATCGACGTCGAGAACGTCTTCCGGAGGCTCAAGGAGAACCATCACCGGCCGGACGGCGAGCGTCGCAGCGCGCTGCGCGTCGTCTTCGACGCGTCGAAGGAGATAAGGGCCAGCATCGTGAATGCGACCATGATCATCATCGTCGTCTTTCTCCCGCTCTTCTTCCTGGGTGGTGTGGAGGGACGGCTCCTTCGTCCCCTGGGCTTCGCCTACGTCGTCTCCATCCTCGCCTCGCTCCTCGTCGCCGTCACGGTCACCCCGGTCCTGTGCGCCTACCTCCTGCCGAACTCCGGCGCGGTGCAGCGCGAGCACGAGAGCCGGCTCGTCACCTGGCTCAAGGCGCGGTATGACCGGGTGCTCCAGCCGGTGTTGGCGCATCCCAAACGTGTCCTTGCCTTCGCCGCCCTCGCCCTCGCCGCGACGTTAGGCACCCTCCCGCTCCTCGGCTCCGCCTTTCTCCCCGAGTTCAACGAAGGGGCGCTGACCGTCTCGGTCGTCACGGTCCCGGGGACGTCACTCGAGGAATCCAACGGTATCGGGCGCCGCGTCGAGGGGATCCTCAAGGCGAACGCCGCCGTGCTCAACACCGACCGCCGTCAGGGACGAGCGGAGCTCGACGAACACGCGCAGGGGGTCAATGCCGCCGAGATCGACGTGACGTTGAAGGACGGCATCGACAAGGAGGCGGTCTTCGAGGAGCTGCGCAGCGCATTCTCGGCGATACCGGGAACGAGCGTGACCGTTGGCCAGCCAATCGGCCACCGCATCGACCACATGCTCTCGGGGACGCGGGCCAACATCGCCGTGAAGATCTTCGGTCCCGACCTGTATCAGCTCCGCCAGGTGGGGGCGAGCGTGCGCGACGTGATGCAGGGAGTGCCGGGCGTGGCAGACCTGCAGCTCGAGCAGCAGATGGACGTCCCCCAGCTCCGCATCCGCGCCGATCGCACGGCGCTCGCCCGCTACGGGATGAGCGTAGGGCAGCTCGCCCAGGGGATCGACGTGGCGCTCAACGGTGAGGTGGTGTCGCAGGTGCTGGAACAGGGGCGGAGCGTCGACCTGGTCGTGCGATTCCCCGAGACGCTACGCGCCAACGCCGAGGCCATCGCCGCGGTCCCCTTCGACACTCCCACCGGACAGCGCGTCCCGCTCTCGCAACTCGCAACGGTCACCGTCGACCGCGGGCCGAATACCATCTCGCGCGAGAACGTGCAACGCAAAATCGTGGTGCAGGCCAACGTGGCCGGGCGCGACCTGGGGAGCACCGTCGAGGAGATCCGGCGCACAGTGAGCGAGCAGGTATCGCTTCCGCCCGGCTACTTCGTGGAATATGGCGGCCAGTTCGAGGCGCAAGCCGAGGCCACGCGCACGCTCGGCGCCCTGTCGCTCCTCGCCATCGCCGCGATCTTCATCATCCTCTTCATGGAGTTCCGCTCGGCGCGCACCGCCACGCTCGTCATGGCCAACCTCCCGTTGGCGCTCATCGGCGGGGTTGTCGCCGTCCTGATCACCGGGCGCGTCGTGAGCATCGCGTCGCTGGTGGGCTTCGTGACACTCTTCGGCATCGCCACCCGCAACGGGATCCTCCTCGTGTCACACTACCGGCAGCTCCTGGCAGAAGGAGTCCCGTTCCGCGAGGCGGTAGTGCGGGGCTCGCTCGAGCGCCTGTCGCCGATCCTGATGACCGCGCTCACGGCGGGGCTCGCACTCATCCCGCTGGCGTTAGGCGGCGGGGAGCCCGGCAACGAGCTGCAGACGCCG